Below is a window of Picosynechococcus sp. PCC 7002 DNA.
TCATGCGGGGAAACCCCCAGTCAATCTGCCCCTCAGGCACAGATGTATGGATATTTCTAAGGTAACGATTTCTTGCGGGAAAAACGACTGCCCAGGGGTAGCTTCGTTGGCCCAATCCCATTGTCCCCTCTGCCAAGCGCCGGTGGTCAAGCGCTATCTGCGGGTTGTGGGGGCCCCTCAGTTGACCCTGACGCCCCAAACTCTCGTCGGAGAAGGCGATCGCTATTGGGTGACAGAAACCCCAGATATTCTCTTAGACACAAAGCCCGCATTGCCCCCGGTACTGACTGAAACGCTCCCCCCGGCCATCGAAAGTTATCTACGGCTCTCGACCCATCTGCTCCACATTCCCAAGGTATTTGGCCTGTTGACGCCCCAGGAAGGGTGGTTACTGGAATATCCATCGGTGGCCCTCGACGAAACCGGCTATCCCCGCTGGCCAAATTTATTTATGCCCCTCACGGAGGCTTGGCAGACCGCAACCCCGCTGCAACAACTCAACTGGCTGATGCAGATTGCGGCGCTGTTACCAGATTTTGTGGAACATGGAGTGGTTCCGAGTGTTTACTATCTGGGGGACTGGGCTGTCCACGGGGGCCTTATTCAGGTGCAAAAACTGCGCTTTGAACCCAAACAGCCCTTAAATTTGGTGCGCCTGGGGAATTTGTGGGCCGAGTTACTCGAAACCGTGGCCCCTGTGATTCAACCTTTTTGTCATCGCCTCCAGCAGGGGTTAAGCCAAGGCCAGATCCAAGATCCGCAGCAGCTCTATGGGATTTTGCGCCAGGGGGTTTTGGAATTGGGGCGATCGCCCCTGGAATATCATTACCGCCTCTATACCAAAACTGACGCTGGCCCCAGCCGTGACCACAATGAGGATGCCTGTTTTCCGCCCCCCGGCAAAGTTTATCCCGATGCGCCCCTAGCGATTGTCTGTGATGGCATTGGCGGCCATGAACAGGGGGAAGTGGCCTCGGCGATCGCCATTGAGCAACTGCAAACCCAACTGGAAAATTTCACGGATCACCCACCGGAGCAGGCCGCCCAGATCCAAGAAAAATTAGCCGCCGCCGTGCTCCAGGCCAACGATGTAATTTGCGATCGCAACGACCAAGAAAATCGCCAAGACCGGAACCGCATGGGCACCACCGTTGTCATGGCCTGGGTTCATGCCCCCGAACTTTACTTGACCCACGTGGGGGATTCCCGCATTTATCGCATCACCACCACCAGTTGCCACCAACTGACCTATGACGATGACCTCGGTTCCCGGGAAGTCCGCCTTGGCTATGCCCTCTACAAAGACGCCCTGGCCTACCCTGGATCTGGGGCTTTGGTGCAAGCTTTGGGGATGAATCCGTCCCATTCCCTCCACCCCACCGTAACGTCCCTGGTGCTGGATCAAGACGCGATTTACCTCCTTTGTTCTGACGGCCTCAGTGATGATGGCCAAGTAGAAGCCCATTGGGCAGCGGAAATCGCGCCCCTAATCCAAGGCCAAAAAGATCTGGCCCAAGTGGGCGATCGCCTGATTGAAATTGCCAATACCAAGAATGGCCACGACAACAGCACCATTGCCCTGCTCCAGGTCAAGGTGCAGGGAGAAGTTCCCGAAACGCCGATTCCTTACCCGAAACTCACCCAACTACAACCGACCTTTATCCAACCCAAGGCGCCGCCCCCCGTGGCAACCCAAATGTCTCGGCTCCGGGGACGTAAAACGGCAAATTCCCCCAGTCGTCTATTGCTGATTTTGGTTGGGTGTCTGTGTTTGTTGGGGGTTGGTAGTTTGCTGTGGCAACGTTGGCAGCGGGAACCCCTAGGCAGTTCTCCCTCCACAACACCACCAACGATTAATCCTGTCCCCATTACGGATGTCACCGAAGATCCACCAACAGTAACGGTGCCCGCAGGGGAACCAGAGGAGACGACTTTACCCCTGAGCAAAAACCAAATTTTTCAGCTCCAGGAAAATCGTTCTCTCACAGCCTACGCCACACCAGAGGCGATCGCCACCACCACCGCCGATCCGTTATTAATTTTGGGGGGCAGTATTCTTCGGGTCGAACAAATCAACGGGGAAAATCAAGTGATGCTTAAACTTTGTCAAAAAGGCGATCAAAGCGCGCCTCCAAGTCGCAAACTTTTGACCGAGGGCAATAATGCTTGGGTGGCCCTTGCTGACCTAGAGGGACAATTAACCCCTGATTTTACGGTGCCTGCCGCGAATCCTTGTGTGCCATCTGCTCTGGAATAAAAATGTTGGGGCTATCGATTTTCCGGAGGCATTGCATAATGGAGGGAGATTTAAGCTCAGTGTGGCCCTGCCATTCGACAGATCTATCGCTATCAGCAGTTAGTATCTCCTGCCCTTTGCCCCAAGAATTATGGCCGAATCCCCCACGAATCCGGTGAGTGATGACACAGCCCGCACCTTCCTCAAGGCGTTGCCTTTTTTCCAGGGGCTACCGGAGGCAAGTCTACAAAAGGCGATCTCCCATCTGGTGACGCGGCCCTTCCCAGCCAACCAAATTATCCTTTTAGAAAAAGACTGGGGCGGTTCTGTTTACTTTATCCAGACGGGCTGGGTGAAAATTCGCACCTACAACCTCGATGGCAAAGAAATTACCCTGAATATCCTCGGCGCTGGGGAATTATTTGGCGAAATGGCCGCCCTCGAAGAAGCCACCCGTTCCACCGATGTGATCACCCTGACCGCCACCACCATTAGTAGTATCCCCGCCGCCGACTTCGTTGAATTGGTAAACACAGAGCCTCTGGTGGGAGTCCGTCTCGCCCAACTGATGGCCAAACGCCTCCGCCAAGTGAACCGTCGCCTCCAGGTGCGCGAAACCAATAGTCTGGCGCGAGTCGCTGATATCTTGGTCTTTTTAGCTGAAAGTCAAGGACAAGCCACAGACCAAGGGGAGATCCGCATTCCGAGTCTGCCCCATCGAGAACTGAGTAGTTTAAGTGGTCTGGCGCGGGAGACAGTCACGCGGGTTTTGACTAAGTTAGAAAAGAAAGGTTTAATTAGGCGCACCCCGGATGCTGTGTTTATCCCAAATCTGCGTGCCCTCGACGACATCATCCATTAGGCGATCGCTGTGACTGAGCATTTTTCTGATCCAAAGAATTCTCCAGAAGATATGAATTGGGTAGATTTAGATTCCCAAGCATCCCAACCCCCAAGCTCCTCCCTGACCCAGGTCAATAACCCAGATATTATTGCTCCACCCGCCCCCACCTCAGCGACAAGACATCGTAAAACCTTGGTGGTGGTCGAAACTGCTTTTTTAGCCAGCACCGCCAGCTTAATTTGGCTGATTAACTATTACTTTCCCATTGGGCCACTACTACGGCTATTTTTTCCGTTGCCCATTGCCTTGGTCTATTTGCGTTGGGGTTCCCGGGCGGCGTGGATGTCAACCCTCGTCTCTAGCTTGCTATTGTCGATTTTGATGGGGCCGACCCGTAGCATTATTTACACCATTCCCTATGGCCTGATTGGTGTGCAGTTGGGGTGGATGTGGCGACGCCAGGTGTCTTGGTATTGGTCGGTCACCCTGGGGACAATTTTGGGCACCCTCGGCTTTTTCTTTCGGGTGTGGCTATTGTCATTACTGCTCGGCGAAGACCTGTGGGTTTATGTAATCTCGCAAATTTCGGAGATGGCGGATTGGCTCTTTCTCAAGCTGGGCCTGTTGACCCAACCGAGTTTACTGGTGATTCAGCTTTTGGCCCTGGTCATGCTGACTATTAATAGTGTGTTATACCTATTCGTGGTGCATCTGGTGGCATTGTTGATGTTGGATCGTTTAGGAAATTCGATTCCGCGTCCGCCCCACTGGGTTCAGGTGTTAATTGAGTATGAAGAATAGGCTTAAGGTTTATGGGAGCGCAACTGTATCAGCAAATCCGCGAATTTTATGATGCGTCTAGTCCCCTCTGGGAATCGATCTGGGGTGAACACATGCACCACGGTTTCTATGGACTAGGGGGCACAGAACGACTCAATCGTCGGCAGGCACAAATTGAATTAATTGAAGAATTTCTGGCCTGGGGCAAAGTCGAACAAGTTGGAAATTTTGTCGATGTGGGCTGTGGTATTGGCGGCAGTACCCTCTATTTGGCTGATAAGTTTAATGCGCAGGGCGTTGGGATTACCCTCTCTCCGGTACAGGCCAATCGGGCGATCGCCAGGGCAACGGAACAGAATTTACAGGATCAGGTTGAGTTTAAAGTGGCCGATGCGTTGAATATGCCCTTTCGAGATGGGGAATTTGACCTCGTCTGGACCCTCGAAAGTGGTGAACATATGCCCAACAAGCGGCAGTTTCTCCAGGAATGCACAAGAGTACTCAAGCCGGGTGGCAAGTTATTAATGGCGACTTGGTGTCATCGACCAACGGATTCGGTAGCGGGCACCCTCACCCCTGCCGAGCAAAAGCACCTTGAAGATCTGTATCGGATTTACTGCTTGCCCTATGTGATTTCGTTGCCAGATTATCAGGCGATCGCCACCGAATGTGGTTTAGAAAATATTGAGACAGCAGATTGGTCTACCGCCGTGGCTCCCTTCTGGGATCAAGTGATCGATTCTGCCCTCACCCCAGAAGCAGTTTTTGGCATTCTCAAAGCAGGCTGGCAAACTCTGCAAGGGGCATTGGCCTTAGACTTGATGAAAAGCGGTTTTCGGCGGGGTTTAATTCGCTATGGTCTACTCCAGGCCACGAAACCAAAAGCATAAATTCCCATGGGCTCAATTTACCGCGTTTGGTCTATATTCTTCAGGAGATCTTGAGATGGTTCAAACTCCCTTAAAACAATTAACGCTCCCAGAATTCCTCTCATTACCCGAAACAAAACCAGCGGGGGAGTATATCAATGGCCAAATCATCCAAAAACCAATGCCCCAAGGAAAGCATAGTTCCATTCAAACAGAGTTGGCCTCAACAATTAACTTGAAGTTGAGATCTTCAAAAATAGCAAGAGCCTTTTCTGAACTGCGCTGTACCTTTGGCGATCGCTCTACAGTCCCTGATATTTCTGTGTTTACTTGGGCAAGAATTGTACGGGATGAAAATGGTGAGATTGCTAATGCTTTCCAGCTTGCTCCTGATTGGACAATTGAAATTCTATCGCCGGATCAAAGTCAAACGAAAGTCACGAAAAATATCTTGCACTGTCTCGATCATGGCACTGAAATGGGGTGGTTAATTGATCCTGCCGAAAGAACAATTTTTGTATATCAACCCAAACAGCAAACATTGGTTTTTGATGGGCCAACTCAGCAAATTGCTATGCCATCTTTTGCCCAGGCAATCCAGTTAACGGTCGAAGATATTTTTAGGTGGCTTTTGGAATAAATCCGGTAATTTGTTAAAAAATCAAGGCTGATTGCTTGGTTCAGGTGATCAGCTAAAAAGTAGTCTTTTCAAAGCAGCATTCAAGGCGCGATATTATTCCCTTACTGGGGCGATCGCCGCCAAGGTACTTCCCACCAAAAAAACCTCAAGGCGAAGATCCCCGCTAGCAACTGGAACCCGCCAAAAATCCCCAAGGCCCAGGCAAAGCCCCAGGTGAGCAGCTTTCCGAATAGCAAACTACCGATCCCAAACCCTGTAAAGAGAGTAAAGACCTTGAGACCCATGGTTTGACCGAGGTTGTCGTCGTCCCCCAAGTCCGTGACAATACCCACAAAAAGCGGTTGGGTCAAATCATAGCCAATGGACAAAATGACCACGGCCACCGTGGTCATCCAAGGGGTAATCGGTAAGATCATCACCAGACCCGACAGGGCCGCCATCACCAGACCTGCCGGCACTAACCAGCGTCGTCCCCAACGATCTACCGCTTTGCCAATCCAAGCACTCAGCAATAAGCCCGGCACCCCATAACCCAAAATGGTTAAACCAATATTCAAGGGACTCATGGTAAAGCGTTCCGAGAGATAAAGGCCCAACCAAGTAAAGACCCCTGCATGGTAAATCCCATTCCACAGGACATAGGCATAGGTGCGCTGACCCCGAAAGCTACGGAGCACCTGCCAGTATCCCCGGAAGATTTGCTGGATCGAAGGAGGAGATTCCTGGGGGGCTTCGTCAAACAGTGCACCATAGGGTTGCAGTCGCCACAGCACTAAACCAGCGGCGATCGCCGTGCCGATAAACAAAGTCCGCCAGCCAATAAACGGCTCTAGGATTGCGCCCCCAGCAGAACCCGCAGCCATCCCTCCTTCCATTGCCGCAAAGATTAAACCCAACATTGCGCCCCGACGCTCAAAGGGAAACAGATCTCCAATTAGAGCAAAGGTCATTGGAATAATGCCACTGGCCCCAATGCCCGTTAATAGTCGCCAAGTAGCTAATTGGGACAGATTTTGGGATGTCGCTGTTAACCCGGTACAAATTACAAAAATAATCAGTGCAACTCGAATAATTGCCCAACGACCAAAACGATCCGAGAGAATGCCATAAAAAAGAGCCATGACAGCGTAGGACAGCATATAAATCGGCACAATAAAGCCAATTTCCTGGACAGAAACGCCAAAAATCTCCGATAAACGGGGAATTAAGGGCGCAATCATGTAACCCTGTAAAAAAATCAAGCCCGCCGCCACAGCCAATAAATAAAATAAATTGCCATGACTTTTTAGCCGCAAATTCTGATCTGCGGGCTCTGTGTGACGCTGAACGTTGGCCTGTTTTTTCATGAAGAATTAAAAAGTTAGGAATTCCTAACAATATCCTAAGGGATGCTCTGGCCTAGAATAATCTTCTTAATTGCTCAAAACAGACCCAAAAAGCTTAAAACACAATGGTTTCTACCTTTAAATACATTTTTCAACAGAATTTATAATCACTCTCATTAACAATTGCAATCTTTGGGTTGATTTCATCACCGCCAACAGCACTTTTTTTTGGGAAGGTACCTTAAAAATTTGTGGCGATCGCCTGGACCGGACAAGCGGGTAAACACTGTTCGCAAACCACACATTTTTGGCGGGTAAATTTTAGTCGAAACGTTTGGGGATCTAGCGATAATGCTCCCGTCGGACAAACCCCTGTACAGAGACCACAATCCACACAAATATCTTCGTTAATCACAATTTCTTTGCTCGCGAGGGAAACTAAAATCCCCTTGCCTTTCATCCATTCCAAGGCCATCTCAATGGCATCAATATCCCCCTGGAGTTCCACCACCAACTTGCCCACCTGGTTTGGAGCGACCTGGGCGCGGATGATATTCGCCGCAATATTAAAATCCTTTGCCAAGCGATAGGTGACGGGCATTTGCACCGTGTCCTGGGGAAATGTCAGAGTCACTCGTTTTTTCATCTTAAAAATTCCCCTCGAATCTCACTTCTCTAGAATCATTCTAGTGCGGCTTTCTCACCCATGGGGACTGGCGCGATTAAGGCTCAAGTTTGGCAAAAAAAGTAAATTGTGTGTTCCCAATGAGAAAGGCGAGCAATATCTGAAGAAAGCCGTCCGTTGCCATGATGAGATGATGGGGAATTCAATTATCTTGGTTGGTAATTTGCGGGATCTGTAGAAGTTTCAGGATGATTACACAGATCCATCCGCAACTCTGTTTAATCGATGGCTTCTGCTTCAGCCGACTCCGAATTTTCAGGCGCTTCAGTTTCTGGAGCATCGAACGTTGCAAAGGCAGAGGCAAATTCTTCTAACATCACCTGTTGGGTAATTTCTATCATGGCTGGGGCTAGCTGCTCACTAAAGAGGGCTGTGGAGCGTTCTGTAAGTTCTGGAAAAGTTGCGGCAGTCTTTTGTCCGGTGGGTGTTTTATAGAAGGTGATTAAATCTTGGAGTTCGGCTTCGGTGAAATATTCGTGATAGAGCTTGAAGTCGATATCCCGCTGGAGGGCAACGAAATCAATTCTGTCTTGCATCAGGGTATAAATGCGGTCGGTGATGCGGGTGACACTTTCTTGGATAGCGGCCAGGGTTTCGGGATCTGTTTCTTCACCCAAAAAGCCATCGCCCATGGTGGTGGATTGAGCTTGGATCTGTTGCAGCATCAAGTCCAAAATCTGGGTCGCGTTTTCATCCCGGAAAGTTAAGGTGCGGAGTTCATTGATCAGGGCAGTTTTGGTTTCGCTTGGGGGTTCCGTTTCAGCAAAGACAAGGCTCGGATTTACGCTAATGGCAAAGGCGATCGCCGCCGTAGCCCAGAGAGATTTAAGAAACTTCAGGTTCATTTTGAAATTGATGGGTGAATAACGTTAAGACAAAATCACTACCATGGCGTTGATGGGGGATTTCGACTAATTTTAGACGTAAACAAAAAATGCGACCGTCCTAAGGCGATCGCATTCCGCATGATTCAAATTAAATTCAGGTCACAAAAACCAACAAAACCTTAGTAACGGGTTTGGTTGGGCTTGTAAACGATGAAGCTAACGGTTTGGCACTGCTTGATGTTGTCGAAACCAACAACACGGATGTAGCAGTCAGAATATTCACTACGGCACTCACGCACTTCGTTGAGTACTTCTTGAGCAGAGCTTGCGTTGAAAAGGGGCAGCTTCCACAGTGTCCAGTGGTGGAGTTCAGGAGTCGGATCTTTTTCGAACTCGATACCAGGAATATAGCCTTGATCCATCATGTACTGGACTTGGCGAGCGATTTGCTGGTCGCTGAGGGGGGGCAAGTAAGAAAGAGTTTCGTAACGCTTTTCTTTAGGTAAAGTTTTCATTGATTTATGTCCTCTTTATCGGATCAAAGTTTATTCAGAATCTTCTGAAGTATCAGACTCACCAGGGTTAGGTTCAGTCTGATCAGTTGATGAAGAATCAACTTGAGTTAAACGCTCTAATAAAGAACGGCGATGGTTTCCATTGGACTGCTTGATTTGGCTGAGGACCATTTCTGGCAAAAACTCCAGAACTCCTTCCGCAAGGTTTTCTCGCACCGTCAGGATTCTGAGGACGAGCTCTTTGTTTTCTAGCATCATCGCTTCGAGGTAAAGATCACTTTCCTGAATTGGATGACGTTTAGAGAACTCTCCTAGCCAAATCGCCTGTCCAGGATTGGTTTCACTAAGCTGCTGACTAATTAGACGCACCGCTTGGTAGGTCAAATAGCTTTGCAAAGTGATGGCCGTTTCCTTCGCAACTTTTTTAAACTCCATGGGAGGAAATCATCAGTGAATAGGTAGATTGTGACAAACTTCCCCATCCACTGATGCTCATCAGGAGCTTAGAGAGTGTCAACGGTATCGAATTCGAACTTGATTTCCTTCCACAGGTCGAGGGCGGCTGCCAATTCAGGCGACCACTTACCTGCTTCACGGAGGACATCATTACCTTCACGGGCCAGGCTGCGACCTTCGTTACGAGCTTGAACACAAGCTTCCAGAGCAACACGGTTTGCAGTTGCACCAGGTGCGTTACCCCAGGGGTGACCGAGGGTACCACCACCAAACTGGAGGCAGGAATCGTCGCCGAAGATTTCAACGAGGGCAGGCATGTGCCATACGTGGATACCACCGGAAGCCACAGGCATGGTGCCGGGGAGAGAAGCGTAGTCTTGGGTGAAGAATACACCGCGAGAACGATCTTCTTCAACGTAGTCTTCACGCATCAGGTCTACGAAACCGAGGGTGGCGGCGCGATCGCCTTCGAGCTTACCAACAACCGTACCGGAGTGGAGGTGGTCACCACCAGAGAGGCGGAGACACTTAGCGAGAACGCGGAAGTGAATACCGTGGTTCTTCTGACGGTCGATTACCGCGTGCATTGCCCGGTGGATGTGGAGCAGAACGCCGTTATCACGACACCACTTCGCAAGGGTAGTATTCGCAGTGAAACCACCAGTTAAGAAGTCGTGCATGATGATGGGAGTGCCGATTTCCTTAGCGAATTCAGCCCGCTTGAGCATTTCTTCGCAAGTGCCAGCGGTGACGTTAAGGTAGTGACCCTTAACTTCGTTGGTTTCAGCTTGGGATTTTTCGATAGCTTCTTGAACGAACAGGAAGCGATCGCGCCAACGCATGAAAGGCTGAGAGTTGATGTTTTCGTCATCTTTGGTGAAGTCAAGACCACCACGGAGACATTCATAAACCGCACGACCGTAGTTCTTCGCAGACAGACCGAGCTTCGGCTTAATCGTACAACCGAGGAGAGGACGACCATACTTGTTGAGGAGGTCACGCTCTACAGTGATCCCGTGGGGAGGCCCTTGGTAAGTTTTGATTAACGCAACGGGGAAGCGGATATCTTCGAGGCGCAGGGCACGCAGCGCTTTAAAACCGAATACGTTACCAACCAAGGAAGTCAAAACGTTGGTTACAGAACCTTCTTCAAACAGATCGAGGGGGTAAGCAACGAAACAGAAATATTGGTTGTCTTCACCGGGAACGGGTTCAACATTGTAGCAACGACCCTTGTAGCGGTCGAGGTCAGTTAAACCATCGGTCCATACAGTGGTCCAAGTACCGGTAGAAGATTCAGCCGCAACAGCCGCAGCACATTCTTCGGGGGGGACTCCAGGTTGGGGAGTCATCCGGAAACAAGCGAGTAAGTCGGTATCTTTCGGGGTGTAATCGGGGGTGTAGTAAGTCAGGCGGTAGTCCTGTACACCGGCATTAAACCCAGCAGATTTGGTCTGAACCATGCGGTTTTCCTCCAGCAAAAATGCTTATCTTTAACAGACAAATACCAGTAACGGTATTGTTGGTCGAAAACTTCAAAAATCTTACGTTGGCAAAACTGCTTTTTAAAATTCTGAAGATTCAAGTCTTATGACTTTCTTTAATCTGTGGGATATGTTACCACAGCCTCGACTTATTTTTATCTTTTAGCAACAAAAAAAGATTGCTTTTGTTTTTTGGGCTGATTAGCATTTCTAATGCTGTTTGATGGGCCTATTTTACCCTTACAAAAATACCTAAAAAAGCCATAAAATCCCGCTCGAATTCAGCCATGCTACCTAATGAGACATTGGGCTAAAACCGTTTTCTGTCGGGATCTTTAGAGAGGGAAAGCGTTCAAATGAGATGAATTAAGTATTTATGTTTCTCAACAATCTCCTTTAAGAACTTTAAACATTTAATTTTCACTCAAGCAATCATGAAAGTTTTGTGGGGCTAAGGCTCATCTGGTTGATTTGGGGTATTGAGAGAATTTTGGTGAGGGAATAGGGTCATTAATAGTTGATTGATATAAACTTGCCCGACAACTGGTGTTTTTTCGCCCGATTCTAGGGATTCCTTTGATTCTGGAACCGTCGGCATCACTTCGGTGTTTGGTGTTTCAGTTGGAGGGGATCCTGCTTCTGGTGGGGGCTGGACATTGGGACGATTGCTGCTGCTAGTGGGCGATCGCCCTGGTGGCGAAAAGGTTGTGGCAGTCTGGTTAGTTGTATCTTCTGCCTGCCAAGGATCGAGGGGTTGGGTTGTCGATTGATTCGCGGGTTTTGGCGGTTGAGTCTGGTAAGAAGCGGTGGTTTCTTGGCGGGACGGATCGCCGATGAGGCTTTGGGGCGGGAGAATTGCGGCGGCGGCGATCGCCGCTTGAAATAGGGTAGAGCCATAACCTAAGCAGGCATTTTCTCCCACTGAGCATTGGCCAATGATCAGGCAGCCTGCCCCGATAATCGCGCCGGCATGGATCTCGATGTTGCCGCCGTGGGCCTGGATAATCGCACCTGCACCAATACAAGCACCAGTGGCGATCGCCACATAATTGCCTTCGGTTGCTTGCAGAATA
It encodes the following:
- a CDS encoding PP2C family protein-serine/threonine phosphatase; its protein translation is MDISKVTISCGKNDCPGVASLAQSHCPLCQAPVVKRYLRVVGAPQLTLTPQTLVGEGDRYWVTETPDILLDTKPALPPVLTETLPPAIESYLRLSTHLLHIPKVFGLLTPQEGWLLEYPSVALDETGYPRWPNLFMPLTEAWQTATPLQQLNWLMQIAALLPDFVEHGVVPSVYYLGDWAVHGGLIQVQKLRFEPKQPLNLVRLGNLWAELLETVAPVIQPFCHRLQQGLSQGQIQDPQQLYGILRQGVLELGRSPLEYHYRLYTKTDAGPSRDHNEDACFPPPGKVYPDAPLAIVCDGIGGHEQGEVASAIAIEQLQTQLENFTDHPPEQAAQIQEKLAAAVLQANDVICDRNDQENRQDRNRMGTTVVMAWVHAPELYLTHVGDSRIYRITTTSCHQLTYDDDLGSREVRLGYALYKDALAYPGSGALVQALGMNPSHSLHPTVTSLVLDQDAIYLLCSDGLSDDGQVEAHWAAEIAPLIQGQKDLAQVGDRLIEIANTKNGHDNSTIALLQVKVQGEVPETPIPYPKLTQLQPTFIQPKAPPPVATQMSRLRGRKTANSPSRLLLILVGCLCLLGVGSLLWQRWQREPLGSSPSTTPPTINPVPITDVTEDPPTVTVPAGEPEETTLPLSKNQIFQLQENRSLTAYATPEAIATTTADPLLILGGSILRVEQINGENQVMLKLCQKGDQSAPPSRKLLTEGNNAWVALADLEGQLTPDFTVPAANPCVPSALE
- a CDS encoding Crp/Fnr family transcriptional regulator produces the protein MAESPTNPVSDDTARTFLKALPFFQGLPEASLQKAISHLVTRPFPANQIILLEKDWGGSVYFIQTGWVKIRTYNLDGKEITLNILGAGELFGEMAALEEATRSTDVITLTATTISSIPAADFVELVNTEPLVGVRLAQLMAKRLRQVNRRLQVRETNSLARVADILVFLAESQGQATDQGEIRIPSLPHRELSSLSGLARETVTRVLTKLEKKGLIRRTPDAVFIPNLRALDDIIH
- a CDS encoding DUF2232 domain-containing protein, producing the protein MNWVDLDSQASQPPSSSLTQVNNPDIIAPPAPTSATRHRKTLVVVETAFLASTASLIWLINYYFPIGPLLRLFFPLPIALVYLRWGSRAAWMSTLVSSLLLSILMGPTRSIIYTIPYGLIGVQLGWMWRRQVSWYWSVTLGTILGTLGFFFRVWLLSLLLGEDLWVYVISQISEMADWLFLKLGLLTQPSLLVIQLLALVMLTINSVLYLFVVHLVALLMLDRLGNSIPRPPHWVQVLIEYEE
- a CDS encoding methyltransferase domain-containing protein, translating into MGAQLYQQIREFYDASSPLWESIWGEHMHHGFYGLGGTERLNRRQAQIELIEEFLAWGKVEQVGNFVDVGCGIGGSTLYLADKFNAQGVGITLSPVQANRAIARATEQNLQDQVEFKVADALNMPFRDGEFDLVWTLESGEHMPNKRQFLQECTRVLKPGGKLLMATWCHRPTDSVAGTLTPAEQKHLEDLYRIYCLPYVISLPDYQAIATECGLENIETADWSTAVAPFWDQVIDSALTPEAVFGILKAGWQTLQGALALDLMKSGFRRGLIRYGLLQATKPKA
- a CDS encoding Uma2 family endonuclease, with protein sequence MVQTPLKQLTLPEFLSLPETKPAGEYINGQIIQKPMPQGKHSSIQTELASTINLKLRSSKIARAFSELRCTFGDRSTVPDISVFTWARIVRDENGEIANAFQLAPDWTIEILSPDQSQTKVTKNILHCLDHGTEMGWLIDPAERTIFVYQPKQQTLVFDGPTQQIAMPSFAQAIQLTVEDIFRWLLE
- a CDS encoding MFS transporter, with the translated sequence MKKQANVQRHTEPADQNLRLKSHGNLFYLLAVAAGLIFLQGYMIAPLIPRLSEIFGVSVQEIGFIVPIYMLSYAVMALFYGILSDRFGRWAIIRVALIIFVICTGLTATSQNLSQLATWRLLTGIGASGIIPMTFALIGDLFPFERRGAMLGLIFAAMEGGMAAGSAGGAILEPFIGWRTLFIGTAIAAGLVLWRLQPYGALFDEAPQESPPSIQQIFRGYWQVLRSFRGQRTYAYVLWNGIYHAGVFTWLGLYLSERFTMSPLNIGLTILGYGVPGLLLSAWIGKAVDRWGRRWLVPAGLVMAALSGLVMILPITPWMTTVAVVILSIGYDLTQPLFVGIVTDLGDDDNLGQTMGLKVFTLFTGFGIGSLLFGKLLTWGFAWALGIFGGFQLLAGIFALRFFWWEVPWRRSPQ
- a CDS encoding NIL domain-containing protein, producing MKKRVTLTFPQDTVQMPVTYRLAKDFNIAANIIRAQVAPNQVGKLVVELQGDIDAIEMALEWMKGKGILVSLASKEIVINEDICVDCGLCTGVCPTGALSLDPQTFRLKFTRQKCVVCEQCLPACPVQAIATNF
- a CDS encoding DUF2059 domain-containing protein; the protein is MNLKFLKSLWATAAIAFAISVNPSLVFAETEPPSETKTALINELRTLTFRDENATQILDLMLQQIQAQSTTMGDGFLGEETDPETLAAIQESVTRITDRIYTLMQDRIDFVALQRDIDFKLYHEYFTEAELQDLITFYKTPTGQKTAATFPELTERSTALFSEQLAPAMIEITQQVMLEEFASAFATFDAPETEAPENSESAEAEAID
- a CDS encoding ribulose bisphosphate carboxylase small subunit; this encodes MKTLPKEKRYETLSYLPPLSDQQIARQVQYMMDQGYIPGIEFEKDPTPELHHWTLWKLPLFNASSAQEVLNEVRECRSEYSDCYIRVVGFDNIKQCQTVSFIVYKPNQTRY
- a CDS encoding chaperonin family protein RbcX; translated protein: MEFKKVAKETAITLQSYLTYQAVRLISQQLSETNPGQAIWLGEFSKRHPIQESDLYLEAMMLENKELVLRILTVRENLAEGVLEFLPEMVLSQIKQSNGNHRRSLLERLTQVDSSSTDQTEPNPGESDTSEDSE
- a CDS encoding form I ribulose bisphosphate carboxylase large subunit, translating into MVQTKSAGFNAGVQDYRLTYYTPDYTPKDTDLLACFRMTPQPGVPPEECAAAVAAESSTGTWTTVWTDGLTDLDRYKGRCYNVEPVPGEDNQYFCFVAYPLDLFEEGSVTNVLTSLVGNVFGFKALRALRLEDIRFPVALIKTYQGPPHGITVERDLLNKYGRPLLGCTIKPKLGLSAKNYGRAVYECLRGGLDFTKDDENINSQPFMRWRDRFLFVQEAIEKSQAETNEVKGHYLNVTAGTCEEMLKRAEFAKEIGTPIIMHDFLTGGFTANTTLAKWCRDNGVLLHIHRAMHAVIDRQKNHGIHFRVLAKCLRLSGGDHLHSGTVVGKLEGDRAATLGFVDLMREDYVEEDRSRGVFFTQDYASLPGTMPVASGGIHVWHMPALVEIFGDDSCLQFGGGTLGHPWGNAPGATANRVALEACVQARNEGRSLAREGNDVLREAGKWSPELAAALDLWKEIKFEFDTVDTL
- a CDS encoding carbon dioxide concentrating mechanism protein, which produces MTFQAITHPDIQISGDVRIHPRAVIAPGVILQATEGNYVAIATGACIGAGAIIQAHGGNIEIHAGAIIGAGCLIIGQCSVGENACLGYGSTLFQAAIAAAAILPPQSLIGDPSRQETTASYQTQPPKPANQSTTQPLDPWQAEDTTNQTATTFSPPGRSPTSSSNRPNVQPPPEAGSPPTETPNTEVMPTVPESKESLESGEKTPVVGQVYINQLLMTLFPHQNSLNTPNQPDEP